One region of Ptychodera flava strain L36383 chromosome 3 unlocalized genomic scaffold, AS_Pfla_20210202 Scaffold_27__1_contigs__length_13241970_pilon, whole genome shotgun sequence genomic DNA includes:
- the LOC139126379 gene encoding poly(3-hydroxybutyrate) depolymerase-like, whose protein sequence is MILALLVISALLPGVFSVQQLGYYGADKAKVSISGISSGSCFATQFHVAYSSEVMGVGVMAGAPYYCAQANSIIALRCMDSPSTIDTPYLVQVTKNTALTTNTIDDVDNMINDRVFVYGGTLDSVVMQGSVREVEEYYLAFGANIKTKYNLNAEHATPTDFYGNSCSYRGSPYINNCNYNAAYEILNHMYGGLTRPGSNTILRGDFYAFDQDEFFYTSLPSQSSMDDVGYVYVPSGCDRRFSNCKVHIAMHGCEQGRVYLGDEYARNTGYNEVAELNDIIIIYPQAINSILLGNAMGCWDWWGYTGTAYASNLAPQMIAVHRILERVLS, encoded by the exons ATGATTTTGGCTCTACTTGTAATTAGCGCTTTGCTTCCTGGCGTCTTCTCTGTTCAACAGTTAG GTTATTATGGCGCTGACAAAGCTAAGGTATCTATCAGTGGAATTTCATCAGGATCTTGTTTTGCAACACAGTTTCATGTTGCATATTCTAGTGAAGTGATGGGAGTTGGCGTCATGGCCGGAG CTCCATACTACTGTGCCCAGGCAAATTCTATCATTGCTTTAAGATGTATGGACTCACCGTCTACTATTGACACACCATATCTCGTCCAGGTCACTAAAAATACGGCTTTAACGACGAACACTATTGACGATGTCGACAACATGATTAATGACCGTGTATTTGTGTATGGTGGTACGCTGGACTCTGTTGTCATGCAAG GTTCTGTGAGAGAAGTGGAAGAATACTACCTTGCATTTGGCgccaacatcaaaacaaaatacaaccTGAATGCCGAACACGCAACG CCTACAGATTTCTATGGGAACAGTTGTAGTTATCGTGGCTCGCCTTACATCAACAATTGTAATTATAACGCTGCATACGAGATTCTCAATCATATGTATGGCGGTCTTACG AGACCGGGATCAAATACTATTCTTCGAGGTGAT TTTTATGCATTCGATCAAGACGAGTTCTTCTATACCTCGCTGCCTTCACAATCCAGTATGGATGACGTTGGATACGTTTATGTACCTTCCGGTTGTGATAGGAGATTCAGCA ACTGCAAGGTGCACATTGCCATGCATGGCTGTGAACAAGGaag GGTGTATTTAGGAGATGAATACGCGAGGAATACAGGATATAACGAAGTCGCTGAACTCAACGATATCATCATTATCTATCCACAAGCGATTAATTCAATTCTCCTCGGTAACGCCATGGGATGCTGGGATTG GTGGGGATACACCGGCACGGCTTACG CTAGTAACCTGGCCCCTCAGATGATCGCTGTCCATCGAATTTTGGAACGAGTACTCAGTTAA